Proteins found in one Tsukamurella paurometabola DSM 20162 genomic segment:
- a CDS encoding lysophospholipid acyltransferase family protein, translating into MWWMVFKWVLIGPVLRLFGRPRVVGLENLPKDGAAILASNHLAVMDSFFLPLMVPRKIKFLAKNEYFTGKGLKGAFKKWFFSSVGCIPIVRGSAGAAQDALNAGVGALEQGQLLGLYPEGTRSPDGRLYKGKTGMARMALETGVPIIPVAMVDTEKFNPPGTTLPHPTRVQVRIGKPLDFSRFEGMAGNRFIERAVTDEVMYELMKLSGQSYVDVYAQDVKDGVVVPGEERVAGAA; encoded by the coding sequence ATGTGGTGGATGGTCTTCAAATGGGTCCTCATCGGACCGGTGTTGCGCCTGTTCGGCCGGCCCCGCGTCGTGGGACTGGAGAACCTGCCGAAGGACGGCGCGGCGATCCTCGCCAGCAACCACCTCGCGGTGATGGATTCCTTCTTCCTCCCGCTCATGGTGCCGCGCAAGATCAAGTTCCTGGCCAAGAACGAGTACTTCACGGGCAAGGGTCTCAAGGGCGCGTTCAAGAAGTGGTTCTTCTCCTCCGTCGGCTGTATCCCGATCGTTCGTGGCAGCGCCGGTGCCGCGCAAGATGCGCTCAACGCGGGCGTCGGCGCACTGGAGCAGGGGCAGCTGCTGGGTCTGTACCCCGAGGGCACCCGCAGCCCCGATGGCCGGCTGTACAAGGGCAAGACCGGGATGGCGCGGATGGCGCTGGAGACCGGCGTGCCGATCATTCCCGTCGCGATGGTCGACACCGAGAAGTTCAACCCGCCCGGAACCACGCTGCCGCATCCCACCCGGGTGCAGGTCCGCATCGGCAAACCGCTCGACTTCTCGCGGTTCGAGGGCATGGCGGGTAATCGCTTCATCGAACGTGCCGTGACCGATGAAGTGATGTACGAGTTGATGAAGCTCTCCGGCCAGTCATATGTGGACGTGTACGCACAGGACGTCAAGGACGGCGTCGTCGTGCCGGGCGAGGAGCGCGTGGCCGGCGCCGCGTAG
- a CDS encoding ROK family protein — MTQTIGIDIGGTSVRAGVVTDDGTVVDTARAQTPRSARALEECLDRLVQELCADHDVSAVGLAVAGFLDPARQKVSFAPHLPWRNAAVPAEMSERIGMPVVMEHDANSAAWAEYVFGPARRSTVTCVVALGTGIGCGLLIDGQLYRGAFGVAPELGHLQVVPDGRPCDCGKSGCWERYCSGTALVETAIDLMGPQGSASVLMARELADDPGSLTGRKVAAAAEAGDPVAQEAVADLARWLGVGLAMVSDVFDPDLIIVSGGVGASSRLFLDDARDRYASLLTGAKYRRKARIRATELGERAGMLGAAALARDLG, encoded by the coding sequence ATGACCCAGACCATCGGCATCGACATCGGAGGGACGTCGGTGCGGGCCGGCGTGGTGACCGACGACGGCACCGTCGTCGACACCGCCCGGGCGCAGACCCCGCGCAGTGCCCGTGCGCTCGAGGAATGCCTCGACCGCCTGGTCCAGGAGCTGTGCGCCGACCACGACGTCTCCGCGGTGGGCTTGGCGGTGGCGGGCTTTCTCGACCCGGCTCGGCAGAAGGTCTCTTTCGCTCCGCATCTGCCCTGGCGCAATGCCGCCGTTCCCGCCGAGATGAGTGAGCGCATCGGCATGCCCGTGGTGATGGAGCACGACGCCAACTCGGCGGCCTGGGCCGAGTACGTCTTCGGTCCCGCCCGCCGCAGCACGGTGACCTGCGTGGTGGCCCTCGGCACCGGCATCGGCTGCGGCCTCTTGATCGACGGGCAGCTCTACCGCGGCGCCTTCGGCGTGGCTCCCGAACTCGGGCACCTGCAAGTGGTTCCCGACGGAAGGCCTTGTGACTGTGGGAAATCCGGATGCTGGGAACGGTATTGCAGCGGCACTGCGCTGGTGGAGACCGCGATCGATCTGATGGGACCGCAGGGCTCGGCCAGCGTGCTCATGGCGCGTGAGCTCGCAGACGACCCGGGTTCGCTCACCGGGCGCAAGGTGGCCGCGGCCGCAGAAGCCGGCGATCCCGTCGCCCAGGAGGCCGTCGCCGATCTTGCACGCTGGCTCGGCGTGGGCCTGGCCATGGTCAGTGATGTCTTCGATCCCGATCTGATCATCGTGTCCGGTGGCGTGGGAGCATCGTCGCGGCTGTTCCTCGACGATGCGCGGGATCGGTACGCCTCCCTGCTCACCGGGGCCAAGTATCGGCGCAAGGCCCGGATCCGGGCCACCGAACTGGGGGAGCGAGCCGGAATGCTCGGCGCCGCGGCGCTCGCCCGCGATCTCGGATAG